In Aythya fuligula isolate bAytFul2 chromosome 6, bAytFul2.pri, whole genome shotgun sequence, the following are encoded in one genomic region:
- the ARL5A gene encoding ADP-ribosylation factor-like protein 5A, producing MGILLTRIWRLFNHQEHKVIIVGLDNAGKTTILYQFSMNEVVHTSPTIGSNVEEIVVNNTRFLMWDIGGQESLRSSWNTYYTNTEFVIVVVDSTDRERISVTKEELYKMLAHEDLKKAGLLIFANKQDVKECMTVAEISQFLKLTSIKDHQWHIQACCALTGEGLCQGLEWMMSRLKIR from the exons agcaCAAGGTAATCATTGTGGGTCTGGATAATGCAGGAAAAACGACCATTCTTTACCAATT ctccatgAACGAAGTGGTGCACACCTCGCCGACGATAGGGAGTAACGTGGAGGAGATCGTGGTGAATAACACGCGCTTCCTCATGTGGGACATCGGAGGGCAGGAGTCTCTTCGGTCCTCGTGGAACACCTACTATACAAACACTGAG TTTGTAATAGTTGTTGTGGACAGCACCGACAGAGAGAGGATTTCTGTGACTAAAGAAGAACTCTACAAAATGTTAGCACACGAG GACTTAAAAAAAGCAGGTTTGCTGATCTTTGCTAACAAGCAAGATGTTAAGGAGTGTATGACAGTGGCTGAAATCTCTCAGTTTCTGAAACTGACTTCAATTAAGGATCACCAGTGGCACATTCAGGCGTGCTGTGCTCTAACTGGAGAGGG ACTCTGCCAAGGACTCGAATGGATGATGTCAAGACTTAAGATCAGATGA